A single genomic interval of bacterium harbors:
- a CDS encoding Ig-like domain-containing protein, whose protein sequence is MIFTILSLTAAAVTGSREQSRNITEPLPRIEDYDANESSMRIKAVLRIPSFSPRLWQAIAFLLLVGCASQRPPEGGPKDTEPPVILESTPVNESTRFDGQEVTLEFSEYVQRQTFLEAVHISPLPAVEPEYEWSGSEVTILFQDTLRANRTYVITVGTKVKDVNAGNAMAETFHLAFSTGDSLDRGTFNGTIIDDEPSGVSVFAYLLEPGRADTLNPTKDRPDYLVQSADDGSFHFYNVTPGSYRVFAVRDKFNNVLYDVEADAIGVPFTDILVQDSIPPSPPLRFRLFTEDTTRPSIQRIDALYSHRVRVKFNETVYPQPFPLTWIHVTDSISGEDLALIDAMAPPGENYAWDFFTVDPLPQRTLIFSADSLRDAAFNTLALPDSALIFTGVSEPDTTRPVIRNRFPEARARKTEPDSNFVLLFDRPMSRTAALRLEDSTGTDVPLQLIWVSSYELQVSHPALMDEAQYSFCTDLSSLRDSISGRSVADTTYCITFTSGILDRFGVVAGSVRSDDSTGQFVIQLREAKKHAKTRKTRADAKKEYRFDRVLEGHYLIDAYEDSNNSGRYDPGKAVPFSPPEPFGVQRDTLRVRARWETNGVIIPVQP, encoded by the coding sequence ATGATTTTTACTATTTTGTCGCTGACGGCAGCGGCGGTCACCGGTTCTCGCGAACAATCGAGGAACATAACCGAGCCGTTGCCGCGTATCGAAGACTACGACGCTAACGAATCATCCATGCGTATCAAGGCTGTATTGCGTATTCCTTCTTTTTCCCCCCGACTGTGGCAGGCCATCGCGTTCCTGCTTCTCGTCGGCTGTGCCTCACAGCGTCCCCCGGAAGGCGGACCGAAGGACACAGAACCGCCGGTGATTCTCGAGAGTACTCCCGTCAACGAGAGTACCCGTTTCGATGGACAGGAGGTGACGCTGGAATTCAGCGAATACGTGCAGCGGCAAACGTTTCTCGAAGCAGTACATATTTCACCTCTCCCCGCAGTCGAGCCGGAGTATGAATGGTCCGGCAGTGAAGTGACCATTCTATTCCAGGACACGTTGCGCGCAAATCGCACCTACGTCATCACGGTTGGTACGAAAGTCAAAGATGTCAACGCCGGGAATGCAATGGCAGAGACCTTCCATCTCGCATTTTCCACTGGCGACAGCCTCGACCGCGGCACTTTCAACGGGACCATCATTGACGATGAGCCTTCGGGAGTTTCAGTGTTTGCGTATCTCCTCGAACCCGGGAGAGCCGATACACTGAATCCAACGAAGGACCGACCCGATTATCTCGTCCAGAGCGCGGATGACGGCAGTTTTCATTTCTACAATGTGACTCCGGGCAGCTACCGGGTGTTTGCTGTTCGTGACAAGTTCAACAACGTTCTGTACGATGTGGAGGCGGACGCCATCGGTGTGCCGTTCACGGATATCCTTGTTCAGGACAGTATTCCTCCTTCCCCCCCTCTTCGTTTCAGACTGTTTACCGAAGACACCACACGTCCTTCGATCCAGCGCATCGACGCGCTCTACAGCCATCGCGTCCGCGTGAAGTTTAATGAAACGGTCTATCCGCAGCCGTTCCCGCTCACCTGGATTCATGTCACCGATTCCATCTCCGGTGAAGACCTCGCGCTTATCGACGCCATGGCTCCTCCGGGAGAGAATTACGCCTGGGATTTCTTCACCGTCGATCCACTTCCACAGAGAACGCTGATATTCAGTGCCGACTCACTGCGCGACGCCGCATTCAATACCCTCGCACTCCCCGACAGTGCACTGATATTCACAGGCGTGAGTGAACCCGATACCACGCGTCCTGTCATCCGGAACCGTTTTCCCGAGGCCCGCGCACGGAAGACGGAGCCTGACAGTAATTTCGTGCTGCTCTTCGACCGTCCGATGTCCCGCACTGCCGCGCTTCGACTGGAGGATTCCACCGGTACGGATGTCCCGCTCCAACTCATCTGGGTTTCCAGCTATGAGCTTCAGGTATCGCATCCAGCGCTTATGGACGAAGCGCAGTATTCCTTCTGTACCGATCTCTCCTCACTGCGTGATTCCATCTCCGGTCGCAGCGTGGCGGACACGACATACTGCATAACCTTCACAAGCGGCATTCTCGACCGCTTCGGTGTTGTCGCCGGGAGTGTGCGCAGTGATGATTCAACCGGACAGTTCGTCATTCAGCTGAGGGAGGCGAAAAAGCATGCGAAAACGCGCAAAACCCGGGCGGATGCAAAAAAGGAGTACAGGTTTGACCGCGTGCTTGAGGGACATTACCTCATCGACGCATACGAAGACAGCAACAACAGCGGCAGGTACGACCCCGGCAAAGCCGTGCCGTTCTCGCCTCCGGAACCGTTCGGGGTGCAGCGTGATACATTGCGCGTGCGTGCGCGCTGGGAAACAAACGGCGTTATCATTCCCGTACAGCCCTAG
- the mltG gene encoding endolytic transglycosylase MltG, producing the protein MNKRTLLLLAAVLPILLAGIAWMLISSPYSAEHDEPLEIPRGTSLRGIAELLEDNDVVRNDLLFIAAAKLTGKDGRLQSGLYNFPAGASTLDILTILADGSHQAYRNITIREGLTIRRIATHLDTCCGFSADTILKLSRDPSFISSFKLDEPSLEGYLLPETYRVRFDISARELLGMLVHNMLDTFSPKDRDQMKRTGRDMHEILTMASLVEGETRLDRERARVAGVYYNRLRRGMLLQADPTIQYIIPDGPRRLLYRDLSINSPYNTYRYPGLPPGPVNNPGKASIHAALYPETHDFYYFVADGSGGHRFSRTIEEHNRAVAAYRRLRR; encoded by the coding sequence ATGAATAAACGCACCCTCCTTCTCCTCGCTGCCGTACTACCCATCCTGCTCGCGGGCATTGCATGGATGCTCATCTCTTCACCGTATTCGGCAGAACACGATGAGCCACTGGAAATCCCGAGAGGGACATCCCTCCGCGGCATTGCGGAGCTGCTCGAAGACAACGATGTCGTGCGAAATGATCTCCTGTTCATCGCAGCCGCCAAACTGACCGGAAAAGACGGCCGGCTGCAAAGCGGACTGTACAATTTTCCGGCCGGAGCATCCACGCTCGATATCCTTACCATACTGGCGGACGGGAGTCATCAGGCGTACCGGAACATCACGATTCGCGAGGGACTGACAATCCGCCGCATAGCGACGCATCTCGATACGTGCTGCGGGTTCAGTGCGGACACTATCCTCAAGCTTTCACGTGACCCGTCATTCATCTCATCCTTCAAACTTGATGAACCGTCTCTCGAAGGCTATTTGCTGCCAGAGACCTACCGTGTGCGCTTTGACATTTCGGCGAGAGAGCTGCTCGGCATGCTCGTACACAACATGCTTGACACATTCAGTCCAAAAGACCGGGATCAGATGAAACGCACGGGTCGCGACATGCATGAAATTCTGACGATGGCTTCGCTTGTCGAAGGCGAGACCCGTCTCGATCGCGAACGCGCGCGCGTGGCAGGTGTATACTACAACCGGCTCAGGCGCGGGATGCTGCTGCAGGCAGACCCGACGATTCAATACATCATACCGGATGGTCCGCGCCGCCTGCTCTATCGTGATCTCTCGATCAATTCTCCATACAACACGTACCGCTATCCCGGACTCCCGCCCGGACCGGTGAACAATCCCGGGAAAGCTTCTATACATGCCGCTCTGTATCCTGAGACGCATGATTTTTACTATTTTGTCGCTGACGGCAGCGGCGGTCACCGGTTCTCGCGAACAATCGAGGAACATAACCGAGCCGTTGCCGCGTATCGAAGACTACGACGCTAA